One window of the Halarcobacter mediterraneus genome contains the following:
- a CDS encoding type II secretion system protein has protein sequence MKNSFSLIETIVVIFLILLISSMTFTKIKEDKLTNALKRLELYIKQTRYQSLIDNKNNLNDSLWHKKRWTLKFFNCKEEVGGLYYVIYSDTNKTGHPNQNESLIDPLTKKRVYTTNNCNYHENRSKYVLLTKEFNIKEINMNCNSTSTIGQISFGSNGKVYTKLSTNENEFDKYELINRCEIKFTDKIGRYKILIVEAKTGYSYIR, from the coding sequence ATGAAAAATAGTTTTTCTCTCATTGAAACTATAGTTGTAATATTTTTAATTCTTTTAATATCAAGTATGACTTTTACTAAAATTAAAGAAGATAAATTGACAAATGCATTAAAAAGATTAGAACTATATATAAAACAGACAAGATATCAAAGTTTAATTGATAATAAAAATAACTTAAATGATTCTTTATGGCATAAAAAAAGATGGACCCTTAAATTTTTCAATTGTAAAGAAGAAGTAGGTGGTTTATATTATGTGATATATAGCGATACAAATAAAACAGGTCATCCTAATCAAAATGAATCATTAATTGATCCTTTAACAAAAAAAAGAGTTTATACTACTAATAATTGTAACTATCATGAAAATAGGAGTAAATATGTATTATTAACAAAAGAATTTAATATAAAAGAAATAAATATGAATTGTAATAGTACATCAACAATTGGACAAATATCATTTGGGTCAAATGGTAAGGTATATACAAAATTAAGTACAAATGAAAATGAATTTGATAAATATGAATTAATAAATAGATGTGAAATAAAATTCACAGATAAAATAGGGAGATATAAGATATTGATAGTAGAGGCAAAAACAGGTTATTCTTATATAAGATAA